The genomic window CAGGCGAACGTCTCCGAATCCATCGAATCCAGGTCTCCGATCACCCGATGGGGCATCACCCCGATGGCCCGAAGATGCGCGGCGCCGCCGTCCGCCGCCAGGATCCACCGCGCCCGGGAAGCCGCCTGGCGCAACGCCTCTCGATCGACTTCACCCCCCGCCACAATCAGGACGATCTCCGGCTCGCCCATCGGATTCTCCTTGAGGATTATGCGGGGGCCTTCACCGCCTTCTTCCCCGACTCCACCAGCCCCCGCCCGAAGGAGCGCTGCATTTCCCAGAAGGGCAGGCCGCCCGGGGCCTTCCCCAAGCCCCACGGGAGAACGAACATCCGGCCGGCCTTCCCGCATCCATCCGGGGATCCTCAAACGGCGGAAGAAAAGGGGATATCCAGACATGGAAGCCGCTGGGGCCGCGACATGCGAGGGCTGTCCATGTCCCCCTTCCCTCCGCCGGTATGACCCGGATCAGGTTCAAAGGGTCGGCGCCGGGCGTGGAAGAGGAGCCCACCGTGGGAACGGTCAGCCTGCCTCTTCCAGAAGGCGCCCTCTCAGCCTGCTTGCCCGCAGACTCCCCCGGGAAACCATCCGTCCCACAGTTTATATTCGGCCGGAGAGAGCGTCAAAATCCCGGATGGAGGCCATCCCAGGTATATCGTGGATGCACTTCGCCCGGTATCCTGCTGAGGCGGGTTCCTGTCACCGAGACAGACCGATTGCATCTAAAAATTATGGCGGGGCAGCTGCCCCTGGCAGCGCCCACCCCCCGAGAATCCGCGGGTGGATCCAGCGCGAGGGCGACCAGGGTAAGATGAATGTTGAAAAAGCCTTCAGGCGGAGAACCGCGAAGAAGATCCCAGAATCCGTCCGGAGGGGAACCGATGGCCGGAACCACGCGATGGCCCCGGGTGATCATCTTCACCACGCCCAACTGCCCATGGTGCCGCGCGGCCAAGGAATACCTTCGGCAGCGTGGCGTCCCCTTTAAAGAGGTCGACGTCAGCCGGGACGCTGCGGCAGCGCGGGACCTGGTGCGCCGCACCGGACAGATGGGCGTGCCGGTGCTCGACATCGGTGGTAAAATCGTGATCGGTTTCAACCGGCCCCAGATCGACGCCTTGCTGGGGCTGAAGAAGAAGTAACAGGTTTTGCAGGTTACGGTATCGCCTCTGGCGACGGTGCAGCCCAAAAATCTGGAATACAGAGGAGGGGAACCCATGGCGGACGAGCGTTTCCCATGGCAGCCGTTGGGCAGCCGCGTGGTCATCCGCCCGGTGGAGCAGGAGAGCCGAACCCCCAGCGGCCTGATCATCCCCGAAACAGCCAAGGAGAAGCCTCAAATCGGGGTCGTGGTCGCCGTCGGCGACGACGAATCCATTAAGGTTCGCATCGGCGATCGGGTGCTGTTCCCCAAGTATTCGGGGAACGAGGTGAAGGTGAACGGCGTGGAATATCTCATCATCGATGCCAATGATCTCCTGGCCTACGACACCGAAACCCGTGCTTCCCTGCCGGAGGAGAAGCCGGCGAAGAAGGCGCGGCGCAAGGGATAAAGGATCCCCTCTCTCATCGGATCGCATGGCGATCGCGATCGGGCGGTGTATCCTCATGCCGCCCGATCGCGATCATGGGCCGGATTCCCCCCATTTCCCCCTGTTTGCACGCCAAAGACATCCTCTGCCTCCCAAAATCCTCTCCCCGTGGCCCGGAGGACCACCGGGAGAAAGTCCGCCTTCACCCTCTAATCGCCAGCGCCTCGCGCCACAAAGAACGCTGGGGTCTTTCGCAAACGCTCTCCCTCCCAGCTCCAGATTCCGGTCTTTCCTTCCCACTGAAAAGCCGGGCGGGCATGCATCTGCATCACGACCCAGATCAGATCATATCCCAGCGGCGCGTAAGGGCCTGGAGGTGTCCCCAGGGAGAGCTCGCGATAGGCGTCGACCCACTCCGGATCCTCCACCGGCCGGGTCTCCGCCACCACGCGGATCCCGGGATCCGCGGGCAGCACCGCCCGCAGATCCGGATGCAGCAAACCGGGTCCTCCCAACAACAGGCCCCGCCAGCCCTCCTGTCGCCAGCGCCGCGCGGCTTCCCCCGCGTGGACCGCCCGGCCATCGAAAAGGACCGGCTCTTCTCCCCGGGGGGAAGCTTCCTCCCCGCGGGCCTCCCGCACCGTCCACCCCCGTTCGCGGAAAAACGCTGCCAGCTCCGGACCAAACCACTGTTCCTCGTCGTCGCGAACGATCCACAGGATCGATCCGCCCCCCGGCGGAAGGACCTGAAGCAACGCCTCCGCAATCGTTCGCTGATCCGGAGCGGTCGCCAGCGCGCCCTCCGGCACCCGGTCCGCCGGAAGAAGGGGCGCGATGAGAGAGATCCCCGTCGCCCGATAAACCGGCACCGCCGCCCGCGTCGTCTCCGGTCGGAAGTGGCCGATCACTGCAATCAATCCGGGATAGGTCACGATCTGGCGGGCTCGCTCCTGCGCCAGGATCGGATCCCCCTGATCATCCAGAGCAACCAGCATAGCCAGGGGGCCTGCGGGATGAGCAGCGTTCCACATCCGCACCGCCAGACGAGCCCCAAAGATCACATCGTAACCGATGGGTCGATCTCGCCCTTCAAAAGGGGCCACCAGGCCGATATAGACAGTCCGTATCGGCCGACAGGCCAGCAGCCCCAGAACCAGGAGCGGAATCACCCTCCAGAATGGCCTCCGGCCCATCGCTTCTACGCCCAACCAGCGTATAATACATGTCAAGACCTGGGCTATTGAGCTCAGATCCGGGGCCGTGCCGGCCTCCAAACTCCTGCAAGGGAAACCTGTGGCCCGATCTCTGAGCGAGCGCAAGATCATGCCCGAGCGCAACTCATTGGAATGGGAATCTTCCAGGGAACCCCCTATGCCAGAGGCGGAGCGCTGGCATACGGCTCCCCTCGCGGAGGGAGAAACCGGGCTGGAGGAGCCTCCTCCTGCGGCACCCGCTGCGTTGCTGCGCCTTCGAGTTGCTTCCACCGGGCGCGTCATCGAAGTGCGCTCTCATCAGATCTGCGAGATCGGACGCTCAGACCCCAGCCTGGGCCTGGCCCCGGATGTGGATCTTTCGCGAGAGGGCCCCGAAGCCATGTGGGTCTCCCGCCGTCACGCGCGGATCTTTTATCACGACGGCTATTTCTACATCGAAGACCTGGGGAGCACGAACGGAACCTATCTCAACAACAAACGCCTGGTCTCCGGCCTGCCGTATGCGCTTCAGGACGGCGACGAGCTCCGCTTCGGGCGGATCATCGCCCACGTGCATATCGAGTAAGAGGAAGATCTCGGTTTAAAGCCAGGGGGGCCCCCGACGGACAATGGCATCGGTCATACGGGCGACGCGGACGATGGGCTCAACGTCGTGGACGCGAACGATGTCCGCCCCGCGCACGATGCTGACCGCCACCACCGCCGCTGTCCCCTCCAGGCGCTCCTCTGGCGGCAGGTTCAGGGTGTAGCCGATGAACGATTTGCGGGAAGGGCCCACCAGGATCGGAAAGCCCAGCTCCCGCAGCTCCCCCAGCCGATCCACCAGCTCCAGGTTCTGAGCGACGGTCTTGCCGAACCCCAGCCCCGGGTCCAGGATGATGCGATAAGCGGGGATCCCTGCCGCGCGGGCGGCCTCCACCCGCTCCATCAGGTGGGCGCGCACAGCGGCCACGATATCCCCATGCCCCTCCCCTTCATAGCGGGCACCCAGGCGAGGATCCCGCACCACAGCCTCCCGCCGGCTTCGGTTGTCCATCAGAATAATGGGAACGCCCAGCTCAGCGGCCGCATCCGCCATCTCGGGATCCGCCCTCATCGCCCACACATCGTTGATCAGGTCCGCGCCGGCCGCGACCGCCGCCCGCGCCACACAGGCCTTGTAAGTGTCCACCGAGATGGGGCCCAGGCCTTCTGCCACCAGCCGCTCGATGACCGGGAGCACGCGGCGCATTTCCTCCTCCGCCGATACCGGCTCCGAACCCGGCCGGGTGCTCTCCCCCCCGACATCCAGCAGATGCGCGCCGGCCGCTTTGAACCGTCGGGCCTGCTCCAGGGCGGCCTCCACCCAGTCCGGGCCTTTCAACAGGCCATCCCCGGAGAAAGAATCCGGCGTGATGTTCAGAATGCCCATCACTAGGGTCTCCCTTCCCCAATACAGGAAGCCCCGGCCGGCCCGCATCGGTGCCCGGGCCCAGCGCCGGATCCCCGTGCCGGGCGGCTCCGCCGCCAGCGCCGCCGCCGTCCGCCCCAGTCGGGGATGCACCCACTCCGGAGCGATCTCCGCCAGGGGGATCAGGACGAAGGCTCGCTCCGCCATCCGGGGATGGGGAAGGGTGAGGGTTTCGTCCTCCAGGCACAGATCATCGTAGAAGAGCAAATCCAGATCGATCGGACGGGGCCCCCAGCGGGGGCCGGGGCGTCGCCCCATGGCCGCCTCGATGCCCTTGCATGCTGTTAGGAGCTGATGCGGGGAGAGATCCGTCGTGCCGATGCAAACGGCGTTCAGAAACATGGGCTGATCCACATAGCCCACCGGCTCGGTCTCATAAAACGAGGAGACGGCTTCGATCTCCACCCATTCCAGGAGGCGCTGAAGGGCCTCCCGCAGCGCGGCATCCCGATCCCCCATGTTGCTCCCCAGGGCAACGCCCACCCGGTGCTTAAGGCGTCGCAACGGCGGCATCGATCACCTCCCGGTAAACCGCGCACTGACCAAAGGACTCTTCCACTTCGACCTCCAGGGCATGCAGGCGCAGATTCGATGGGAGACGCGCCCGCAGCTGAGCGGCCAGATAACGGGCCAGCCACTCGGCCGATGTGTTGGGGATCGGCAGGATCCGCACATCCTCCGCGGGGAAGAGATAGCGTTTGGAATCGATCTCCGCCTCCACCTGTTCTTCCCGGATCGTCAGACGAAGGCGAGGATGCTCCGCCGGAAGCAGCACCCGGTGATCCAGCTCGTCCACCAGCGCCTTCACCAGGCGCTTCAGGGCCACGAAATCCATCACGATGTCCTCCTGCAGCGGGCCCTCCAGAGACACTGCCACCCGGTAGTTATGACCGTGAAGCGGCTCGCTCCCATGGGGGAAGATCATAAAGTGCCCGGCGCAGAACACCAGATGATCCTGGGAAACCCGCACCCGATCCATCGCCGTCCTCCTTTTCGTCCCCTAAGGAGTGCTCCCCTCCATCACCTCCGCCGTGCGCTGCGCGCAGGCGATCCAGGTAAAGGCCGCCGCGCGCCGGATCCCTCGCTCGCGCAACGTCCGCCCCAGGGCCGTATCCACCAGCACGGCGATCAGCGCCCCGGCCATCCCCCGGGCATCCTCCGGGGGGATCAGATAAGCGGCATCCCCCGCCAGCTCCATCAGCGCCGGGATCTCCGAGGCGACCACCGGGACCCCGCAGGCCATGGCCTCCAGCACCGGGAGGCCGAATCCCTCATAGCGGGAAGGATACAAGAAGGCGGAGGCTCCTCGATAGAGCGCTGGCTTGTCCTCCTCCGCCACCGGCCCAATGGTTCGCACCACATGCTCCAGCCCCCATGCCCGGGCCAGCGGTCGGGGATCCACGAACAGACGGCTCGAACCCTCCGGCAGGCGCCCGGCGATGACCAGGGGGAAGTTCTCCCCGATGGCATCCTGGGCCCAGGTGTACACCGCGAGGAGCGTCTCGATGTTCTTCCGCCGATCGAAGCCCCCCAGGTAGAGCACATACGCTGGGGGCAGATCGTATCGGTTCCGCACCCGCGCATCCTCCACCGGATCCGGACGGGGGGTGAACCGCTCGGACACGCCCAGGGGGACGGCGGTGACCCGCTCCGGCGGCAGCCGCAGACGTTGAAGGAGATCCTGTCGGGAGGCTTCGGAGTCTGTGAGGAGGTGCGCGGCGCCCGGCGTGGCCGCCGTCACCAGGGCGGTATACAGCCGGGCGGCCAGGGTCGCCCGATACTCCGGAAACCGGAGGGGGATGAGATCGTGCACGGTGACGATCACCGGCGCAGGGGCGCGGAGCGGCGGCGCCCAGTAAGGGACGAACAGCCGATCCGCCCGCCAGCGGGCGGCCGCGCCCGGCAGGCCGATCTGCTCAAACCAGAGTTTCTGAAAATCCGGCGGAAGCCGGGGCAGCCGGACCCGGACCGGCTCCACGCCCTCCGGCAACGGGCCCGCCCAGCCCTCCGGGAGGGCCACGCCGATCGTCCAGCCCGGCCGCACCCGGGGGAGATGCCGGAGGATCTCTCCGACATACTGGCCGGTGCCCGTCGCGGGATGTTGTAGGAACCAGCCGCTGACCAGGATTCGCATGGGCGCTGGACCTACGCCGGGATGGGAATCAGATCCAGGAACCAGAAGCCATCCCGAAAGACCGCTTCTCCCCGCACGAAAGGGACAGGAGAGCGAAACCCTGGCCCATCATACACAAAGGTGTGGAACTCCCCGTTCTCCCCTGCCGGATCCACATCCGCTGGCAGATCAGCCAGGAAGGCGAGATCGAGGGTTCGCCCCAGGAACCCTGGGCCCAGGCGGTTCCCATCGATGCACACCGTCACCGCCCGAAAACCCAGGGCGATAAACCGCTGAACCAGATCCCGGGTGGGCTCACCCCAGAGGGGGAACAGCACGTCCACCCCCAGGGGGAGCAAATGGCGCAGCCGATAGGCCCGGATCTCCTCCAGGAACAGATCCCCGAAGGCGAACCGGCGGATCCCCTGCTGCATCAGGCGCCGGGTGGCCTCCCCCATCCGCTGTTCGTAGACCTCATTCGGACAGGGATGCGGGAGCCAGACCTCATAAACCGGAAGGCCGAGGGCCGCGGCCTGGGCGTGGATCAGGGAGCGGCGCACGCCGTGCATCGTCACCCGATCGAAAGCCTCGTTCAGGGTGACCAGCAATAGCCCCACCGCCTCCCCCCGTCGCCGCAACGCGTGCAGCGCCATCATGCTGTCTTTGCCACCGCTCCAGGCCAGCGCGATCATGGGCCCAACCTCCTCGATCCGATCATCCACGGATCGCTATGGCGGGCGACAGGCTCGGGGCAGGAAGGGGAAAAGCGCCCCGGGGAGAACCTCTACCGCCTCGCTTTCTGACGATTACCCCAGAAAGAGTTCTGACGCAAAATCATCCGGCTCGCCCCCGAGCTGGGCGCCGGACAGACGGGCAGGATCCGGGGAAACGGCGGAGGTCCTGTTCCATGTCCATGGGAACAGGAAATCCCCGGGGCTGAATCCTTGCGCCCGATTGATGTAAAATCCTCAGAGGTGAATCCCGCCGCAGAGAGCGTTTCCAGCTCATCCAACCCGGGATCATGGAGGCGCATCGATGGGAAACCTGGAAGGCCGCGTGGCCGTAGTCACTGGATCCTCCCGGGGGCTGGGACGGGCGATCGCCCTGGAGCTGGCCCGACGGGGCGCCCGGGTCGTGGTGAACTATCGTCAGAACGAGGCGGCCGCCCAAGAGGTGGTGGAAGCCATCCGATCCGCTGGTGGGGAAGCCATCGCCGTGCAGGCCGACGTCAGCCGCTACGAAGAGGCTGAGCGGTTGATCCGTGCCGCCTTAGAGGCGTTCGGGCGGGTGGACATCCTGGTCAACAACGCAGGGGCCACCCGGGATAACCTGCTGGCGATGATGAAGGAGGAGGACTGGGACTTCATCCTGACCACCAACCTGAAGAGCGCCTTCAACTGCACGAAGGCCGCCCTGCGGCCGATGATGCGCCAGCGCTACGGCCGGATCATCAACATCACCTCGATCGCCGGCCTGGTGGGCAACGCCGGCCAGACCAATTACGCGGCCGCCAAGGCCGGCCTGATCGGTTTCACCAAATCCCTGGCCAAAGAGGTCGGTTCCCGGAATATCACAGTCAACGCCGTGGCCCCCGGCCTCATCCCGACGGATCTCACCGAGCCGTTACCCCAGGAGTTCAAGGAGGCCGCCCTGCGGATGACCCCGCTGGGACGGCTGGGGACCCCGGAGGATGTGGCCTACGCCGTGGCGTTCCTGGCCTCCGATGAGGCCGCCTTCATCACCGGCCATGTCCTCACGGTCGATGGGGGGATGACCTGTGTGTAGGGGCATCCCCACCCGGAGAATGAGGTCAGCTCCCTGAGCCCGGTCTTCGGGAGGGATCACCCCGGAATGGAGGTCCAGGTGTCTGGGACGCTGGAGGAAATCCATGAAACGATCCCGGGGCGCATCATCATCGCCCCCCAGGTCCTGCGGGACATCGTCCATCAAACGATCGCGCAGATCCCGGGCATCGCCCGTCTCGCGCAGGCGCGGGTGGGACCCTGGTCGCTTTCTGAGGGCGTGCGTGTGACGATGGTGGAGGATCGGGTGCGCATCGACCTGGCCCTGGTCATGCGCCCTGATGTTCCCTTCCGGGAAGCCGCCCGACAGGTCCAGGAGGAGGTCGCCCGCGCGATCCGCGATCTGACCGGCCTGGAGGTGGCGGCCGTGAACGTCCTGATCACCGATGTGGAGGTGGAGGAGCGTGGCCCGTCGCCGGCCTCCGGATCGAGCGGACGAGCCTGAGGAGAGCCGCCGGGCGCGGGAAGGGATCCCCCTGATGCGGCGGGCCCGCATGGTGGCATTGCAGGCGCTGTATGAGATCGATGCCGCCGGCCACCCGCCCGGCGAGGTCCTGTCCGCCCGATTTCAGGCGGAGCCGCTCCCGGCCGAGGCCCGGGCCTTCGTCCAGGAGCTGGTCACCGGGGTCCTGGCCCATCGGGGGGAAATCGACCGCCTGATCCAGCGCTACGCGCCGGCATGGCCGGTGACCCAGATGGCCATCATCGACCGCAACATCCTCCGCATGGCGATTTTCGAGTTCGTCATCGCCCGCCGCACCAGCCCGGCCATCGCCATTAATGAGGCCGTTGAGCTGGGGAAGCTCTTCGGCTCCGATAGCACCCCCCGCTTTGTCAATGGGGTGCTCGGAAGCATCGCGGAAGAAATGGAGGGCGAACCGGAGGGCCCGACCTCATGAGCATCTGTCCCGATCCCCTTCTCCAGGGCACGAGGAGGGGAAAGGGGGAGGATCCCGGACTATGGATAGCCTGTTCGGCATTGGCCCGATGGAACTGGCGTTCATCTTCCTGCTGGCCTTCATCCTGCTGGGGCCGCGGGATCTGCCCCGCATGGCCTATCAGCTGGGCCGATGGATCCGCCAGGCTCAACTTCTCTACGAAGAAGTGCGGCGGGAATGGGAAGCCGAGGTCCAAGAAATCAGCCGGGAGATGGAGCGAACGGCCTCCGATCAATTGGAAATCCCCCTCCCCCCGGAGGCCGCCACCTATCAACTCCCATCTTCGAGCGGGACTGCGGATGCGAATCCCTCGCCGACCGATCGTCCGGAAGACCGGTAAGACGCGCGCCCAGGACCAGCCCCGTCCGCTGCTGGAGCATCTGGAAGAGCTGCGCCAGCGGCTGCTCCGCAGCCTGATCGCCCTGGGGGTGGGAACGGGGATCGGATTGCTGGTGGCCGATCGGGCCATCGACTTCCTGGCCGCCCCGGTCGGGGGGCGCGCCGGCCTGATCTCCATCGACGTGACCGAAAGCATCGCCGCCTACATGCGGGTATCCCTGCTCGTCGGGTTCGCCCTGGCCTTCCCCTACATCACGTATCAGATCCTGGCGTTCATTTACGTCGGGCTGCTTCCCCACGAGCGTCGGATCGTCCTCCTGCTGGTGCCGCTGGCCACCCTGCTTTTCCTCGGAGGCGCCGCCTTCACCTACTTCGTGATGATGCCGGTCGCCATCCCCTTCCTCACCACCTTCGCCGGCATCCGAACCCAGCCCCGGCCTTCCACGTATCTCACCTTCGTGGTCTCCCTCATGTTCTGGCTGGGCCTCAGCTTCGAGATGCCCCTGGCTTTCTTCGCCCTGGCGAAGGCCCGGCTGATCACCGCCCGTCAATTGCTGAGGGCGTGGCGGATCGCCGTGCTGGCGATCGCCATCCTGGCCGCCGCCATCACGCCCACCGTGGACCCGGTGAACATGTCCATCGTGATGATCCCCCTGATCGGGCTTTATCTGCTCAGCGTGCTGCTCGCCGCCCTGGCCTGAGTAGGGGCACAGCAGTGCTGTGCCCCCAGCCCAGCG from Thermoflexus sp. includes these protein-coding regions:
- a CDS encoding co-chaperone GroES — protein: MADERFPWQPLGSRVVIRPVEQESRTPSGLIIPETAKEKPQIGVVVAVGDDESIKVRIGDRVLFPKYSGNEVKVNGVEYLIIDANDLLAYDTETRASLPEEKPAKKARRKG
- a CDS encoding 6-carboxytetrahydropterin synthase, whose amino-acid sequence is MDRVRVSQDHLVFCAGHFMIFPHGSEPLHGHNYRVAVSLEGPLQEDIVMDFVALKRLVKALVDELDHRVLLPAEHPRLRLTIREEQVEAEIDSKRYLFPAEDVRILPIPNTSAEWLARYLAAQLRARLPSNLRLHALEVEVEESFGQCAVYREVIDAAVATP
- a CDS encoding Asp23/Gls24 family envelope stress response protein, which encodes MEVQVSGTLEEIHETIPGRIIIAPQVLRDIVHQTIAQIPGIARLAQARVGPWSLSEGVRVTMVEDRVRIDLALVMRPDVPFREAARQVQEEVARAIRDLTGLEVAAVNVLITDVEVEERGPSPASGSSGRA
- the tatC gene encoding twin-arginine translocase subunit TatC — its product is MRIPRRPIVRKTGKTRAQDQPRPLLEHLEELRQRLLRSLIALGVGTGIGLLVADRAIDFLAAPVGGRAGLISIDVTESIAAYMRVSLLVGFALAFPYITYQILAFIYVGLLPHERRIVLLLVPLATLLFLGGAAFTYFVMMPVAIPFLTTFAGIRTQPRPSTYLTFVVSLMFWLGLSFEMPLAFFALAKARLITARQLLRAWRIAVLAIAILAAAITPTVDPVNMSIVMIPLIGLYLLSVLLAALA
- a CDS encoding glycosyltransferase family 1 protein, which codes for MRILVSGWFLQHPATGTGQYVGEILRHLPRVRPGWTIGVALPEGWAGPLPEGVEPVRVRLPRLPPDFQKLWFEQIGLPGAAARWRADRLFVPYWAPPLRAPAPVIVTVHDLIPLRFPEYRATLAARLYTALVTAATPGAAHLLTDSEASRQDLLQRLRLPPERVTAVPLGVSERFTPRPDPVEDARVRNRYDLPPAYVLYLGGFDRRKNIETLLAVYTWAQDAIGENFPLVIAGRLPEGSSRLFVDPRPLARAWGLEHVVRTIGPVAEEDKPALYRGASAFLYPSRYEGFGLPVLEAMACGVPVVASEIPALMELAGDAAYLIPPEDARGMAGALIAVLVDTALGRTLRERGIRRAAAFTWIACAQRTAEVMEGSTP
- a CDS encoding FHA domain-containing protein, which translates into the protein MPEAERWHTAPLAEGETGLEEPPPAAPAALLRLRVASTGRVIEVRSHQICEIGRSDPSLGLAPDVDLSREGPEAMWVSRRHARIFYHDGYFYIEDLGSTNGTYLNNKRLVSGLPYALQDGDELRFGRIIAHVHIE
- a CDS encoding Sec-independent protein translocase subunit TatA/TatB; translated protein: MDSLFGIGPMELAFIFLLAFILLGPRDLPRMAYQLGRWIRQAQLLYEEVRREWEAEVQEISREMERTASDQLEIPLPPEAATYQLPSSSGTADANPSPTDRPEDR
- a CDS encoding ABC transporter substrate-binding protein is translated as MIPLLVLGLLACRPIRTVYIGLVAPFEGRDRPIGYDVIFGARLAVRMWNAAHPAGPLAMLVALDDQGDPILAQERARQIVTYPGLIAVIGHFRPETTRAAVPVYRATGISLIAPLLPADRVPEGALATAPDQRTIAEALLQVLPPGGGSILWIVRDDEEQWFGPELAAFFRERGWTVREARGEEASPRGEEPVLFDGRAVHAGEAARRWRQEGWRGLLLGGPGLLHPDLRAVLPADPGIRVVAETRPVEDPEWVDAYRELSLGTPPGPYAPLGYDLIWVVMQMHARPAFQWEGKTGIWSWEGERLRKTPAFFVARGAGD
- the fabG gene encoding 3-oxoacyl-[acyl-carrier-protein] reductase is translated as MGNLEGRVAVVTGSSRGLGRAIALELARRGARVVVNYRQNEAAAQEVVEAIRSAGGEAIAVQADVSRYEEAERLIRAALEAFGRVDILVNNAGATRDNLLAMMKEEDWDFILTTNLKSAFNCTKAALRPMMRQRYGRIINITSIAGLVGNAGQTNYAAAKAGLIGFTKSLAKEVGSRNITVNAVAPGLIPTDLTEPLPQEFKEAALRMTPLGRLGTPEDVAYAVAFLASDEAAFITGHVLTVDGGMTCV
- the nusB gene encoding transcription antitermination factor NusB; this translates as MARRRPPDRADEPEESRRAREGIPLMRRARMVALQALYEIDAAGHPPGEVLSARFQAEPLPAEARAFVQELVTGVLAHRGEIDRLIQRYAPAWPVTQMAIIDRNILRMAIFEFVIARRTSPAIAINEAVELGKLFGSDSTPRFVNGVLGSIAEEMEGEPEGPTS
- the folP gene encoding dihydropteroate synthase: MPPLRRLKHRVGVALGSNMGDRDAALREALQRLLEWVEIEAVSSFYETEPVGYVDQPMFLNAVCIGTTDLSPHQLLTACKGIEAAMGRRPGPRWGPRPIDLDLLFYDDLCLEDETLTLPHPRMAERAFVLIPLAEIAPEWVHPRLGRTAAALAAEPPGTGIRRWARAPMRAGRGFLYWGRETLVMGILNITPDSFSGDGLLKGPDWVEAALEQARRFKAAGAHLLDVGGESTRPGSEPVSAEEEMRRVLPVIERLVAEGLGPISVDTYKACVARAAVAAGADLINDVWAMRADPEMADAAAELGVPIILMDNRSRREAVVRDPRLGARYEGEGHGDIVAAVRAHLMERVEAARAAGIPAYRIILDPGLGFGKTVAQNLELVDRLGELRELGFPILVGPSRKSFIGYTLNLPPEERLEGTAAVVAVSIVRGADIVRVHDVEPIVRVARMTDAIVRRGPPWL
- a CDS encoding glutaredoxin family protein, producing MAGTTRWPRVIIFTTPNCPWCRAAKEYLRQRGVPFKEVDVSRDAAAARDLVRRTGQMGVPVLDIGGKIVIGFNRPQIDALLGLKKK